CCCTACAACAAGATGTTCTGCGGCCTGCTCCGGGCCTCCATACTGTTCGTCGCTGCATGGTGGAGTTGAAGGTGCAGCGCCCAGTTCCCAGAAAGAAGCGCCGTCTGCCGGTGTCCCCTACGCCTATCGTTCTCTGGCCAGCGGGCCGCCGAATTCAGATGGATGCCACACGGCTCAGCCTACCGGACGGGATCTGCTGGGCTTACCTCGTTCTGGACGTGGAAAGTCGCGCACTGCTGCACATTGAAGTGGTCCGGAATCTCTCTGCCAGCAGCGCGGTGGCCGCGCTGCAACAAGGAATCCGTGGGCTCCATAATCTCGGCATAGACGAGCGGTAGTGCTCCAGAAAATCCTTCAAGCGGCTTTAAGAGACTCGGCCACTTCCAGCAGTTTAGCCCAGGGATAGCCATACCCCAAGGCTGAATGAGGCCGAACGATGTTGTACCAGGTGCGGAATTCAGCGCATAACGCGCTGAGTTCCGCTTTCGTCTGCGGTTCCTCCCTGAAAATGAACTCGTACTTCAAAGTGCGGTTGACCCGCTCCAGGATGCACATTCCACCCAGCTGCGATACCTTCGCCCTGACCCAGGTACCTACCTCCTCACAGGCCGCTTTGAACTCGTGGGACGTGAAGTCCGAGCCACCATCCGACATCACGACCAGCGATTCCTCGATTCCCAGTTTCTTCAGTTTCTCAACTCCTCCTCGCAGCGCGGTGACCGCGCTGCTGGCCGATAACGAGCGCACCACGTAGACATTCAGCACAGCTCGAGTTTCCACGTCCAGAACGATATATGCCCAGGAAATCCCATCTCGTAAAGCAAAGCGAGTGGCATCGATTTGAACCCGTCTACTCATAACTTGCACCTTGCATAGCTGAGCGAATAGCCGTGCTGGTGCAGGAATTCTTGCTCTTTTTGAAGTTGGTTCAGCAGGTGGTTGAGCCTGACTTCGGGGAACAAGGTGTAGAGAGCCAAGCGTGCAGCTTCCTTCAAGGTCATGTCCTCTGAGCGGTGCAGTGTGGTCAGGGTGAACGCCAGGAAGACCATCAGAATCCAGCGGTCCAGGCCCTGGCAGTTCGCAACGCGAACTGCGCCAACCCAAACTGATGCTTCCCCTCCTTAAAAAGGATTCCAGCGCCCAGCGCCGCCTACCTTCGGCCAGGATGTCATCCCCCTCCAGCAGCTCGGACGACACCGCGAAGAATTCGCGGTCCCCACGGTCGATCCTCCCCAGAGACAGCGTTTCCAGTGGCCAATTGGCGAGGTTGACATACCCTCCGTGCGGACAATCCGCCACCGTCACCCGCCCAGGATGATCCGTGCGTCGGTTGCTCCGCACACCCACCACAAACTCGAAACCTAGACGCTGCACACCGTCCAGAAAGACAGCGGATTCGAATCCGCTGTCCGCCAGTACGCAGACCTGAAAGCGTTTCCCCACGAATTCTGGCACCTCTTCCAGCAAGTCGAGGGCCAGCGTGACCGGGGTGCTGGTGTGCTTGCCCTGGTAAACCCGGTAAGAAATGGGGAATTTCAGTTCCCCATATTCGGCGAACAAGACCACCAGATGGATGCCGTGCCTGCCGTTGTAGACGCTGACATAGGGCAGCTGAGTTCCCACCTTTTCCACCGTGGTCAAGTCCACGCTGAGACGCAGACGAGGTCTGCGTTTGTGGCGGGCTGCATCCAGCAGGATGCGCCACTGGAAATCCTGCATCTCTTCCCAGCAACGGTCTGAATCCCAGTCATAGATGTTGAAGAAACGGCTCAGTGCGCTGGGACTGACTCCCTCAGCCTGGCTGAACTTGGTCTTCTGGCCTGGACTGTGGAAGAGGTGCAGCGAAGCTTGCAAGCTTCGCTGCTGGTACAGCGTCTCTGGAATCCCCAGAACCTGCTGTGCGAGAATACGGGCGCGCTCCCCTGAAACCTGTTTGTTCACACTTCCAGAATTTCAGCTCTGGGAGCGCTTTCTGTCTACCTATACAGGTGCAAGTTATGAGGTCTACCCATAGGCCACAAAGTGGCCGGCACGACACCAGGCACCCGTCGTCTTGCCTTCTTAGCTGCAGGAGGGCTAAGTTGAAGTTCAACCAACGTCAGACGTACTTCATGTCGTCCTGGACAGGTTTGTCCTGTCTTTTTAGCTTCCTGTCGAAGAAGATGGTGGATGCGCCTGTAACCACAGGTCGGGTAATGCAAAGCCATCTCCCGAATACGTTCCTGCCTTGCACATCTCCGTTTCTCACGTTCGACACGGTGCTTTTCCTGCTGACGGGCATCACGAAGCCGCCAGACAGGGATATCAGCTTCGCGGGCGAAGCTGGATAGGCTGAGATGGGGATGGTCTTTACGCACTTGCTCGTACAAGCTGAGAAGCTCTTCCAGGCTTAAAGACCCCTGGCTTTTTTTGCGATATAGAGGGCTAATTCCTTTTCACCGAGCAAGCTCTTCAGACGCTCGTTTTCTTTCTCCAGCACCTTGAAGCCGTCATCCTGCTTGTTGCCAGCGAGGCGGGCACGGCCCGCCTCCAGGAACTGAGCACGCCAGTTGTGAATCAAGCTTTCAGCCACGCCATGCTGACGGGCCAGTTCTGCGATGGACTGCTCATCACTGAGCACGGCCAGGACGATTTCTTCCTTGACCTCAGGCGACCAGGTTTTGCGTTGCTTTCCCATAATATTCCTCCAGTTTGCCTGACCCTCCTGAGGAACAGGCTGAATTTGGAAGGAATTCCTGGAGCATTACCGCCTGATCCAGATTCTGAAACCAGTGGAGGTTCAGGCATTCATCCCGAACACGTCCATTGAAACTTTCGATATAGGCGTTTTCGACGGGTTTTCCCGGTCGAATGAAGTGGTGCATGATGTCGCACTTATGGGTCCAGAGTTCCAGGGCTCTCCCTGTAAATTCTGGGCCATTGTCGGTCGTAATAGCCTGTGGTGCACCACGGAACCGCACCACAGCTTCCAGAGCAGTCACGACATCGTGCCCTGTGATGGACGTTCCAGCCTGCATCACCAGGCACTCCCTGGTAAAGTCATCCACCACGTTCAGCACACGAAATCGCTGACCAGATGCGAGCTGGTCTGTCATGAAATCCAGGCTCCAACGCTGATTAGGAGCAGAAACCTGAGGTTTCTGCTGACGCTCCCCAACATTGAGCTTCCTGCGCTCCTTCTTCCGAACGGCTAGCCCTTCGGCACGATAGATGCGGTACACACGCTTATGGTTCACGTTCAAACCTTCTCGGCCCAGCATCAGGTGAAGTCTTCGGTATCCAAAGCGTGGCCGTTCCCGTGCCAGTGCACGTAAACGTTCGACCAGAACCAGATCTTTTACTCTCTCTGGGCTTTTTCTTCTATAGGTCGTGCGCGAGAAGCCCAGGGCCCGACAGACTCGACGTTCACTCACGGCGAAGGTGTCCTTCAGGAAGATCGCTATCTGTTTTTTGAGAGGTGTCCTCGCCTGGGACGTGGTCCCAGGCCCTACCACGTTCGTCCAACCACCTCTTTCAGCATGGCGTTGTCCAGCGAAAGGTCAGCAACCAGCTTTTTGAGACGCTGGTTTTCCGCCTCCAGCTGACGAAATTGACGGGCTTCGTCTTTGGTCATGCCACCGTACTTGGCTTTCCAGCGATAAATCGTCCCTGGCGCGACTCCATGAAGTCGCGCCAAATCGCTTATAGGCGTGCCCGCCTCAAGCTGTCCAAGGATGTCCAGAATATGTGCTTCGGTATACCGTTTGCCGTTCATATGCCTCCCAGTCTGCTCCTGAATTCGCAATCAGACTGGCACCGAAAACAGGGGCAAGGTCAACCTGCCCGTCCAGCATTCTCGCAAAGGCCCGCTGCATTGCCACTCGCCGAGGATTTTTCTCGAAGTCCTTGGTGACTTCAAGAATCAATTCCCTAGCTTCCCCTAGCGCGGCCACGCTGCCATACAGCATGCTGTACAGCTCATCGTCCAGCTTGCGCAAATGCTTCCTGCCTGCTTCCGTATCTGGCTTCAGGGGCTTGAGAGTGTCCAGGCGTTTCTCAAACTGCTGGACAGCCAAATTGTTAGAGAGGTCGAGGGTGTCAGTCACTGGTCTGCGCTCAGTATCGGGCATAGCGGCCTGCACTTTGCCCAGCCGCAAGTACTCCAGCGCGTGTCCGCACCAGGCCTTCTCCGACCAGGGCAACTCTGCCGCCCCAGGCCCGTGAACTGGGATGCCACCGATGATGAACGGCTCGTCTATCCGCTTGACTACCCCTTCCAGCACCGAGTGGCTGCGCGGTTCTTTCACCGGGCGGATCCGGACAAACTTTTTATGGGTTGCTCCGCCCAGCGTGGCTCCACCCTGAAGACCTGTGCGCAGCGCGTCTGTTACCAGCACGCTCGCCGCCAGCCGGGCATAGGGGCTGACCTGAGCCAGTGTGGCCCGGCCCAGCACATCCAGCGCCCGCTCACGCGCCAGGGCACCTTGTCGCAGTGCCAGAGCCTCAGCCGCTTCGGTCAGCAAGTCACCGTCCTTTAGTCCCCCGGCCAGCTCGCGCAGCTGCGCCCGCCCGGCCAGGTCGAAGGTGTAGAACACGCCCAGGCGCGCCCGGCACTCGGAACGTACTTAGAAACGAGCGCTATATGGGCCGAGCTGTGTTCCAGGGCATCGAGCTGACCTATGAGCCGATCATCAGTGCAGAGCAGTTTGAGCGGGTTCAGGAGCGGATGCAGCGCCGCCGGGTGACGCGTCCCAGCCGGAGCGGTAGCCCGCGTCTGTGGTCGGGCCACTTGCGCTGCGCCGAGTGTGGAAGTGCGATAGGAGCCTCTCATGCCAAAAATAACGAGGGGAGAACCTACACCTATTACACCTGCTGGCGGGCCAAGCGCAGCCCTCGCCAGTTGGGCAGTGCTCCAGGGTGCACCCATACCACGGCCTACAGAGCTGACCGCATGGAAAAAGAATGGTGGCAGCAGATGACTGCGCAGCTGAGTGACCCGGTCATGTTGCCCACGCTGTTGCCGCCTGCAGTGTCGGCCACTGCTGGGCCACCCCTTGCCAGGGTGCAAGAATTGGAAACGGCCATTGCGCGGGCGTGGGAGCCCTTCGCCGCGGACAAGATCTTAGAGCAAATTGCTGAGCGACTGGCGGCGCCTTACCAGCAGCAGTTGGCCGAGTTACGTGCCGAGTATGCTCCCCAGCCCACTGTTACACCAGACTATGTGGAGCTGGCTGGAGAGTTTGCCCAAGCGCTGGACAAAGCTATCCAGGATGAGGACCGGCGCATGTTGCTCAGCCTCTTGGACATGCAGCTTTATGTCCATCCAGATGGCTCGGTGCGGGTGCAGGTGTCGCCACCCTGATACACTGGCGGGCGTGAATAACGCTGTTTACATCGCTATGGAGTACCGTTATGGCTAACGGACTGAGTATTGGCATCGTGGGTTTGCCGAACGTCGGTAAATCGACCCTCTTTAACGCCATCACCCGCGCCACGGCGCTGGCGGCCAACTATCCTTTCGCCACCATCGAACCCAATGTGGGCCGCGTGACGGTCCCCGACGAGCGTCTCAGCGCCCTGAGCGGCGTCTTTACCAAAGGGGAACGTGTACCGCCGATCATCCCCACCTATGTAGAGTTTGTGGATATCGCAGGTCTGGTTAAAGGGGCCAGCAAAGGCGAAGGCCTGGGTAACCAGTTCCTGGCCAACATCCGCGAGGTGGACGCCATTGCCCATGTGGTGCGCTGCTTTGAGGACGGCAACGTCATTCATGTGGCGGGCAAGGTGGATCCCCTTGACGACATCGAAACCATCAATACCGAGCTGATTCTGGCCGACCTGGCCGGGCTGGAAAAGCGGCTGACCAACTTGCAGAAAAAGGCCAAGGGCAACGATAAGGAAGCTGCCGCCCTGGCGAGTCTGGCCGAGCAGATTATTGCGGTGCTGGGTGAAGGGAAACCGGCCCGCGCTGGGGCGTATGACCAGCCGGTCCCCAAAGACTTCGGGCTGATCACCACCAAGCCTGTCATCTATGTGGCAAATGTAGGCGAGGACGAGCTGAACGAGGATAATGCCTACGTGCAGGCGGTACGTGACCATGCTGCGGGCGAAGGCGCACAGGTGGTCAAGATCAGCGCCCAGATCGAGGGCGAACTGGCCGAGATGCCCGAAGATGAGGCCCGCGAGTTCCTGGCGGACCTGGGTGTGGAAGAATCCGGCTTGGACAAGCTGGTCAAGGTCGGTTATGACACCCTGGGCCTGATCACCTTTATTACGTCGGGTGAAAAAGAGGTGCGTGCCTGGACCATCCGCAACGGCGAAAAAGCCCCAGAAGCCGCTGGCGAGATTCACACCGACTTGGAAAAGGGCTTTATCCGCGCCGAAGTGATTGAGTGGGACAAGATGGTCGAGGCAGGTGGCTGGGCCGCGGCCAAAGCTAAAGGCTGGGTCCGTACTGAGGGCAAAGAGTACGTGATGAAAGACGGCGATATCATGAACGTGCTGCACAGCAGTTAGTCGCTGCTGGCGGAGCCACCCGAGCAGGGCGTATAGCGAAAGAGCGTGACGGGCGGCCCCGCCGCGCAAAGTAGCAGGAAGAAGGGCTGTCTTGGATAGCTTTCTTCCTGCTGCTTTTAACCCGCTGTCACCCCCGCTACACTGCCCCATGACCTTACAGAGCATTTCGGATCAGGTATGGCTGCTGCCGGGCGCAGTCGCTAGTGTGGTGATTGAGGATGGAGTGGGCGGGGCAGTGTTGGTGGACACCGGGCTGGATGATGCCCAGGCCCGCAAGCTGCTGCGTGGTCTGGAGGCCAAGGGACTCAGACCTAGTGCGGTCCTAAACACCCATTCGCACGCCGATCATCACGGCGGCAATGCATTTATCCTGGCGAAGTTTCCGGAGCTGCCGGTCTTTGCGCCGCCGCTGGAAGCCGCTGTCATCAATCATCCTGTGCTGGAGCCGCTCGCGCTGTATGGGGCCATGCCACCTGCCGAACTCCAGAACAAGTTCTTGCTGGCTCCGGCCTCGCCCGCGCAGCCGTTGGCGGCGGGACAGCAAACAGTGGGCGGGGTAGAACTGGAATTGCTGAATGTCCCCGGCCATGCGGCGCAGATGTATGCCGTCAGGGTAGGGGAGGTGCTTTACGCTGCCGATGCCCTGTTCGGTGCGGAGGCGCTGGCCAAGCACCCACTGACTTTTTGCGCGGATTCGGCGGCGCAAAAAGCGTCGGCAGAGCTGCTCGGAGCATTAAGCGGGATCCGCAGGGTCTTAGTGGGTCATGGCGTACCGACTGAGGATCTGGTGGCGTTGGTGACAACCAACCTCAACGCCTACCAGCAGACCAGTGAGCGGGTGCATGCTGCGCTGGCGCAGGGCGCCGCAGGAGTGGATACAGTGTTGGCGCGTGTCGCTGGGGGCCTGAGTCTACAGATGGCCGCCATGGGGCCGCTGCTGCTCAACCGGGCCGTGGTGGCGGCCCATCTGGCCGAATGGCTGCATAAAGGAGCTGTCAAGGCGGAAATTCATGAGAACGAACTGGTGTTCAGCCTATGCTGATTCCATGACCAAAGCCAAAAAGCCCGTAAAAGCATCGACCAAAGGCCAGACCAGGACGGACGCTGCACATATGGAGATCAAGCACAATGAGCTGGTGGACCATAACTACCTGAGCGAAGAGCAGTTCAATGCGGTGGCCGAGACGCTACAGCGTAACTTGGCCACCACCATCAGCCTGTACCTCAAGTTCAAGAAGTATCACTGGGATATCCGGGGCCGTTTCTTCCGTGATCTGCACCTGGCCTACGATGAATTCATTGACGAGTTTTTTGACTCCATTGACGAGCAGGCCGAGCGGCTGGTGGCCCTGGGTGGCAGCCCCATTGCTGCGCCCAGCGACATAGAGCGCTACTCGGTGGTGAAGGTGCCGACTGAGACGGTGCGCGATGCCTATACCCAGGTGGAGGATCTGGTCAGTGACCTGACCCGCGTGAGCAAGGGCTTCCGCGACGACAGCCTGACCGCTGACGAGAACGATGATCCTGCCACCGCTGATATGTACAACGGCTACGCCGCCACCATGGACAAGATCCGCTGGATGCTGCAGGCCATGATGGACGATGACCGTATGCAGCGCTGAGCGTCGGCGACGAATTTCAAAGGCCTGCCTGTTTTGGGTGGGCTTTTTTGGTCGTTCCGGCATAGAAAAGGAGTCCAATGCAGCCCATTTCGCTTGATCATGTCGTCATTCATGTGACCGACTGGGAGAGGTCCAACCAGTTTTACGCTGAAGTCCTTGGCGCAGGCGTCATTCCGAGTGGGGCCGGCTACGTTTACCGCATCGGAGCGCAGCAGTTAAATGTGCCTGGGCCGGGCTTGACGGTGCAGGAGGTGGCCCGCCT
The sequence above is a segment of the Deinococcus radiophilus genome. Coding sequences within it:
- a CDS encoding MBL fold metallo-hydrolase, which translates into the protein MTLQSISDQVWLLPGAVASVVIEDGVGGAVLVDTGLDDAQARKLLRGLEAKGLRPSAVLNTHSHADHHGGNAFILAKFPELPVFAPPLEAAVINHPVLEPLALYGAMPPAELQNKFLLAPASPAQPLAAGQQTVGGVELELLNVPGHAAQMYAVRVGEVLYAADALFGAEALAKHPLTFCADSAAQKASAELLGALSGIRRVLVGHGVPTEDLVALVTTNLNAYQQTSERVHAALAQGAAGVDTVLARVAGGLSLQMAAMGPLLLNRAVVAAHLAEWLHKGAVKAEIHENELVFSLC
- a CDS encoding IS3 family transposase; the encoded protein is MVGPGTTSQARTPLKKQIAIFLKDTFAVSERRVCRALGFSRTTYRRKSPERVKDLVLVERLRALARERPRFGYRRLHLMLGREGLNVNHKRVYRIYRAEGLAVRKKERRKLNVGERQQKPQVSAPNQRWSLDFMTDQLASGQRFRVLNVVDDFTRECLVMQAGTSITGHDVVTALEAVVRFRGAPQAITTDNGPEFTGRALELWTHKCDIMHHFIRPGKPVENAYIESFNGRVRDECLNLHWFQNLDQAVMLQEFLPNSACSSGGSGKLEEYYGKATQNLVA
- a CDS encoding transposase, which gives rise to MGKQRKTWSPEVKEEIVLAVLSDEQSIAELARQHGVAESLIHNWRAQFLEAGRARLAGNKQDDGFKVLEKENERLKSLLGEKELALYIAKKARGL
- a CDS encoding transposase family protein; this encodes MVELKVQRPVPRKKRRLPVSPTPIVLWPAGRRIQMDATRLSLPDGICWAYLVLDVESRALLHIEVVRNLSASSAVAALQQGIRGLHNLGIDER
- a CDS encoding recombinase zinc beta ribbon domain-containing protein, producing MPEPQPLRSASHRPLVPRPARAAAPARPGRRCRTRPGAPGTRNVLRNERYMGRAVFQGIELTYEPIISAEQFERVQERMQRRRVTRPSRSGSPRLWSGHLRCAECGSAIGASHAKNNEGRTYTYYTCWRAKRSPRQLGSAPGCTHTTAYRADRMEKEWWQQMTAQLSDPVMLPTLLPPAVSATAGPPLARVQELETAIARAWEPFAADKILEQIAERLAAPYQQQLAELRAEYAPQPTVTPDYVELAGEFAQALDKAIQDEDRRMLLSLLDMQLYVHPDGSVRVQVSPP
- the ychF gene encoding redox-regulated ATPase YchF, producing MANGLSIGIVGLPNVGKSTLFNAITRATALAANYPFATIEPNVGRVTVPDERLSALSGVFTKGERVPPIIPTYVEFVDIAGLVKGASKGEGLGNQFLANIREVDAIAHVVRCFEDGNVIHVAGKVDPLDDIETINTELILADLAGLEKRLTNLQKKAKGNDKEAAALASLAEQIIAVLGEGKPARAGAYDQPVPKDFGLITTKPVIYVANVGEDELNEDNAYVQAVRDHAAGEGAQVVKISAQIEGELAEMPEDEAREFLADLGVEESGLDKLVKVGYDTLGLITFITSGEKEVRAWTIRNGEKAPEAAGEIHTDLEKGFIRAEVIEWDKMVEAGGWAAAKAKGWVRTEGKEYVMKDGDIMNVLHSS
- a CDS encoding Dps family protein; translation: MTKAKKPVKASTKGQTRTDAAHMEIKHNELVDHNYLSEEQFNAVAETLQRNLATTISLYLKFKKYHWDIRGRFFRDLHLAYDEFIDEFFDSIDEQAERLVALGGSPIAAPSDIERYSVVKVPTETVRDAYTQVEDLVSDLTRVSKGFRDDSLTADENDDPATADMYNGYAATMDKIRWMLQAMMDDDRMQR
- a CDS encoding transposase, with the protein product MNGKRYTEAHILDILGQLEAGTPISDLARLHGVAPGTIYRWKAKYGGMTKDEARQFRQLEAENQRLKKLVADLSLDNAMLKEVVGRTW
- a CDS encoding integrase core domain-containing protein, with product MSRRVQIDATRFALRDGISWAYIVLDVETRAVLNVYVVRSLSASSAVTALRGGVEKLKKLGIEESLVVMSDGGSDFTSHEFKAACEEVGTWVRAKVSQLGGMCILERVNRTLKYEFIFREEPQTKAELSALCAEFRTWYNIVRPHSALGYGYPWAKLLEVAESLKAA